The following are encoded together in the Gilvimarinus sp. DA14 genome:
- a CDS encoding gamma-butyrobetaine hydroxylase-like domain-containing protein, with the protein MQPPRKIKLHRDTAELEIQFGDESYRLSAEFLRVHSPSAEVKGHGPGQAVLQHGKKDVAITSVAAVGNYAIGLTFSDGHDSGIYTWEHLKDFTSHKEAYWQQYLDALNKAGLSRDPHTSAVKLV; encoded by the coding sequence GTGCAACCACCACGCAAGATAAAGCTGCACCGCGATACTGCCGAACTGGAAATCCAGTTCGGCGATGAATCTTATCGCCTCAGCGCGGAGTTCTTGCGCGTTCATTCACCCAGCGCCGAGGTTAAAGGCCACGGCCCTGGGCAGGCGGTTTTGCAACACGGCAAAAAAGACGTTGCCATCACCTCGGTAGCGGCCGTCGGCAACTATGCCATCGGACTTACCTTTAGTGACGGTCATGATTCTGGAATTTATACCTGGGAGCACCTGAAGGATTTCACCAGCCATAAAGAGGCCTATTGGCAGCAATATCTCGACGCGCTGAATAAAGCCGGCCTCAGTCGCGACCCACATACCAGTGCGGTAAAACTGGTTTAA